One genomic window of Moorella glycerini includes the following:
- a CDS encoding type II toxin-antitoxin system VapC family toxin, with product MFTSNYIIAETYTWLRYHTSSLHALSFLETVKKLQSKDRLTLIYASQDMEDKIKQLLRRYRDVVLSYPDAATGVIVNEFNIPQIFGFDSHLAMFGKTVLPGTGG from the coding sequence ATGTTCACAAGTAACTATATCATCGCCGAAACATACACCTGGTTGCGATATCATACTTCTTCCCTTCATGCCCTTTCTTTCCTGGAAACCGTAAAAAAGCTGCAGTCAAAAGATCGCTTAACCTTAATCTACGCCAGCCAGGACATGGAGGATAAAATCAAACAGCTCCTGCGTCGGTATCGGGATGTGGTATTGTCTTACCCTGATGCCGCCACCGGTGTTATCGTTAACGAGTTCAATATCCCCCAGATATTCGGCTTTGATAGCCACCTCGCCATGTTTGGCAAAACGGTGCTCCCGGGTACAGGCGGCTAG
- a CDS encoding cytidylyltransferase domain-containing protein: MYQGKTILGFIPARAGSKGVPGKNIRPLAGKPLIVHTIEAARASGIFDCLLVSTDGEEIARIAREAGAEVPFMRPPELANDTACGIDVLAHAMAWCEEHGRLYDWVMVLQPTSPLRSVDDILGACRLMLERKARAVVSVCEVDHHPWWSNTLPEDLNMENFLRTEALNLNRQELPVFYRLNGAIYLGEWEFCKKESSFYGPGTYAYIMPKERSVDIDESVDFVVAETLIKIQRNGI; this comes from the coding sequence GTGTATCAAGGCAAAACCATCCTCGGTTTTATCCCCGCTCGGGCCGGTTCGAAAGGCGTGCCTGGGAAAAACATCAGGCCCCTGGCAGGGAAGCCTCTGATTGTCCACACCATCGAGGCCGCTAGGGCCAGCGGCATTTTCGACTGCCTGCTGGTCTCGACTGACGGCGAAGAGATCGCCAGGATAGCCAGGGAAGCCGGGGCGGAAGTGCCGTTCATGCGCCCGCCGGAACTGGCCAACGATACGGCCTGCGGAATCGACGTCCTGGCCCACGCCATGGCCTGGTGTGAAGAACACGGGCGCCTTTATGATTGGGTAATGGTCTTGCAGCCAACCAGCCCGTTACGTAGTGTGGACGACATCCTGGGAGCCTGCCGGTTAATGCTGGAACGCAAAGCCAGGGCAGTTGTTTCCGTATGCGAAGTTGATCATCACCCCTGGTGGAGCAATACCCTTCCTGAGGATTTAAACATGGAAAACTTCCTCCGGACTGAAGCTTTGAATTTGAACCGGCAGGAACTGCCAGTTTTTTATCGGTTAAACGGGGCGATATATCTGGGCGAATGGGAGTTTTGTAAAAAGGAAAGCTCCTTTTATGGTCCGGGCACTTATGCCTATATTATGCCCAAAGAGCGGTCGGTGGATATTGACGAATCGGTTGACTTTGTTGTGGCAGAGACATTAATAAAAATACAAAGAAATGGTATATAA
- a CDS encoding motility associated factor glycosyltransferase family protein — protein sequence MPGIFNLIEQRGGAPVNPAASLIYRKNARLLQRYSPELFRDLEKASLPDNWQVILSRSGEPTVIVITPDQEFALHSRYDPKREGETWAGSINADAEMLVILGLGLGYHLEALRQLYPRKTILVLEPQLEAVKLAFATRDMSSLLKSGQFYLLVVPDPGDAAAQLAAILAENAGKKISLEALPAYQKIYKEYWHHVCQEVTDRLRQRRVNWATTENFMYQWLLNYRRNFFSYVNAPGVNCLFDAFNGRPAIIVAAGPSLEKNIHLLPTLKEKALILAAGSAIRVLEKNGIKPHLLVSFDPGEANYQHFAGFDGSGIPLVYAPVIFPRIIQEYWGPLLSCELNVSPFIEWFDEKIGDKKGILISGPSVANVCLDLAVKLGANPIILVGQDLAFTNNKTHADGARHQQSIDPEKGKYIWVEDIYGGKVPTTTAFYSMLVWFEQYLRALEGKRLVIDATEGGARIRGTEVMPLREAAERYLEKEFAPEKIIAERVAGYLPPGPEQMRRLQEALDELGASREELGSCFEEGIKVARSLLEKCQKRTVKPANYERARRKFASLDRRITQNIFYRLFIIQGLAARIDAINRVLSERLNEERDLPAKGEKLASLYLTFFTEVERYAGYTGALLKEIAAELEEREKGMANVKARGPA from the coding sequence TTGCCTGGCATTTTTAACCTCATTGAGCAGCGAGGGGGAGCGCCGGTGAATCCAGCAGCCAGCCTGATTTATCGCAAAAACGCCCGCCTGTTACAAAGGTATAGCCCGGAGCTGTTTCGCGACCTGGAAAAGGCAAGTTTACCTGATAATTGGCAAGTCATTCTGTCCCGCAGCGGGGAACCCACGGTGATAGTTATTACCCCGGACCAGGAATTCGCCCTGCATAGCCGCTATGATCCGAAACGGGAGGGTGAAACCTGGGCCGGGAGTATTAACGCCGATGCTGAGATGCTGGTCATCCTGGGCCTTGGCCTGGGCTATCACCTGGAGGCATTGCGACAGCTGTATCCCCGGAAAACTATTCTGGTGCTGGAACCGCAGCTGGAGGCTGTCAAGCTCGCTTTTGCCACCCGGGATATGAGCAGCCTTCTTAAAAGTGGCCAGTTCTACCTCTTAGTTGTACCTGACCCGGGGGATGCGGCAGCCCAACTAGCCGCCATCCTGGCGGAAAACGCCGGGAAAAAGATATCTTTAGAAGCCCTGCCGGCTTACCAGAAGATTTATAAAGAATACTGGCACCATGTATGCCAGGAGGTCACCGACAGGCTACGACAGCGCCGGGTCAACTGGGCCACAACGGAAAACTTTATGTACCAGTGGCTGCTGAACTATCGCCGTAATTTTTTCTCCTATGTAAACGCACCGGGAGTGAACTGCCTTTTTGATGCTTTTAACGGCAGGCCGGCGATAATCGTTGCTGCCGGGCCATCGCTGGAAAAAAATATCCACCTCTTACCTACACTTAAGGAAAAAGCCCTGATCCTGGCAGCCGGGTCTGCCATCAGGGTTCTGGAGAAAAACGGTATTAAGCCCCACCTCCTGGTTTCTTTTGACCCGGGAGAAGCCAATTACCAGCACTTTGCCGGTTTTGATGGGAGCGGGATTCCCCTGGTTTACGCGCCGGTCATCTTCCCCCGCATTATCCAGGAGTACTGGGGACCGCTTTTAAGCTGCGAACTGAATGTATCCCCTTTTATTGAGTGGTTTGACGAGAAAATAGGCGACAAAAAAGGCATCCTCATCAGCGGGCCTTCGGTAGCCAACGTTTGCCTCGACCTGGCGGTGAAACTGGGAGCCAATCCTATTATCCTTGTAGGGCAGGACCTGGCCTTTACCAATAATAAAACCCATGCCGACGGCGCCAGGCACCAGCAGAGTATCGATCCTGAAAAAGGCAAGTATATCTGGGTAGAAGATATTTATGGCGGCAAGGTACCTACCACTACAGCCTTTTATTCTATGCTGGTCTGGTTCGAGCAGTATTTGCGGGCTTTAGAGGGGAAACGCCTGGTGATTGATGCTACCGAAGGTGGCGCCCGCATCCGGGGGACAGAAGTTATGCCCCTCCGGGAGGCTGCCGAGCGTTATCTTGAGAAGGAGTTTGCTCCGGAGAAAATAATCGCGGAAAGGGTTGCCGGTTACTTACCGCCCGGTCCTGAGCAAATGCGTCGGTTACAAGAGGCGCTGGATGAACTCGGTGCCTCCCGCGAAGAACTGGGGTCCTGTTTTGAAGAGGGGATAAAGGTAGCCCGGAGTTTGCTGGAAAAATGCCAGAAGAGAACGGTAAAACCAGCCAACTATGAAAGGGCCAGGAGAAAATTTGCGAGCCTGGACCGCCGCATAACGCAAAATATTTTTTACCGCCTATTTATTATCCAGGGCCTGGCAGCCCGCATCGATGCCATCAACCGGGTTCTTAGCGAAAGGCTAAACGAAGAAAGGGATTTGCCCGCCAAAGGGGAAAAGCTTGCTTCCTTATATTTAACATTCTTCACCGAGGTCGAGCGCTATGCCGGCTATACCGGGGCTTTGTTAAAAGAGATAGCGGCAGAACTTGAGGAACGGGAAAAAGGGATGGCAAATGTTAAGGCGCGGGGGCCGGCCTAA
- a CDS encoding IS4 family transposase — MQGKDTTLSTFHQLFAPVSDNCFWQLTKGLEVDKYAKKLTSLQLVELIAFAQLEQLDGLRDISNSFHDPQFSRAINLKSISFSQISRRLRSLPPQFIRLLFSYLTTRVGQEIGFENLRNAVGRIYLIDSTTISLCLAQYRWAEFRQTKGGVKLHLRLRFYEEEVLPDKAVITPARPADKTQMDALVVEEKDALNVFDRGYVDYKKFDRYCEEGIRFASRLKGNALVTVVRDLPVNADSKVKQDQIVYLGKDGVTKMKHPLRLITTEDTQGQPVVIVTNDFQLKAEELSEIYRNRWQIELFFKWIKQHLRVKHFYGKSEQAVENQLFIALITYCLMVILQLKAGYRGPLLTIKRLIRTCLYEPFTFFVQTLHLKPKRSSRGRRRIDHEGVYREVVRQVLAGEADYLNDVTYDPLVL, encoded by the coding sequence ATGCAAGGCAAGGATACCACATTATCCACATTTCATCAACTGTTTGCTCCGGTTTCTGACAACTGTTTTTGGCAATTAACCAAAGGGCTGGAGGTGGATAAATACGCTAAAAAGCTAACAAGCCTTCAACTCGTTGAACTAATAGCCTTCGCCCAGCTGGAACAACTTGACGGCCTGCGGGATATCAGCAACAGCTTTCATGACCCGCAATTTAGCCGGGCCATCAACCTGAAAAGCATCAGTTTCTCCCAGATATCCCGCCGCTTAAGGAGTTTACCCCCGCAATTTATCCGGCTGTTATTCAGCTATCTCACCACCCGTGTGGGCCAAGAAATTGGCTTTGAAAACTTAAGAAATGCAGTAGGGCGTATTTACCTCATTGATTCTACTACCATTAGCCTCTGCCTGGCCCAGTACCGCTGGGCCGAGTTCCGCCAGACTAAAGGTGGGGTAAAACTCCACCTGCGCTTACGGTTCTATGAAGAAGAAGTTCTACCTGATAAAGCAGTCATCACCCCGGCCCGGCCGGCAGATAAAACCCAGATGGATGCCCTTGTAGTCGAGGAAAAAGATGCCTTAAACGTCTTTGACCGTGGCTACGTTGACTATAAGAAGTTTGATAGGTACTGTGAAGAAGGCATCCGCTTTGCCAGCCGCTTAAAGGGTAATGCTCTGGTGACAGTAGTCAGAGACTTGCCCGTGAATGCTGATAGTAAGGTTAAACAGGATCAGATCGTTTACCTGGGCAAAGACGGCGTTACCAAAATGAAGCATCCTCTACGGCTGATAACGACCGAGGATACCCAAGGTCAACCGGTAGTAATTGTCACCAATGATTTTCAACTAAAGGCAGAAGAATTAAGCGAGATTTACCGTAACCGCTGGCAGATAGAACTCTTCTTCAAATGGATCAAGCAACACCTCCGGGTAAAACACTTTTACGGCAAAAGCGAACAAGCTGTAGAAAACCAGCTCTTCATAGCGCTAATAACCTACTGTTTGATGGTCATACTCCAGTTAAAAGCCGGTTACCGGGGACCACTGCTAACCATTAAACGTTTAATCCGTACCTGCCTGTATGAACCCTTTACCTTCTTCGTCCAAACCCTGCACCTAAAGCCTAAACGCAGTTCCCGGGGGCGGCGCAGGATAGACCATGAAGGTGTCTATCGGGAAGTAGTAAGGCAAGTACTGGCTGGCGAAGCTGATTATCTCAACGACGTAACCTATGACCCCTTAGTTCTTTAA
- a CDS encoding acetyltransferase, whose amino-acid sequence MPLPIILIGGGGHALVIVDIIELSGAYCIVGFTDLQEKCVIAGYGLTYLGNDDVLPGLIKEGITKAAIGVGGFNNNLRRKLYSRCLNLGFDLPTLCHPLAIVARGASIGGGTVIMAGSIINPGVTVNENVIINTGAIVEHDCKIGHSAQIGPGAILCGNVIVGEEAFIGAGACIIQGVNVGAGAFIGAGAVVTKDVPPGATVVGNPARIIRGAN is encoded by the coding sequence ATGCCTCTACCTATAATCCTCATTGGCGGCGGGGGACATGCCCTGGTGATTGTTGATATTATTGAATTAAGTGGTGCCTATTGTATTGTAGGCTTCACAGATTTGCAGGAAAAATGTGTCATTGCCGGCTACGGCTTGACTTATCTGGGGAACGATGACGTGTTACCGGGATTGATCAAAGAAGGTATAACTAAAGCGGCTATTGGCGTGGGCGGCTTTAATAATAACTTGCGTCGAAAGCTATATAGCAGGTGCTTGAACCTCGGTTTCGATTTGCCAACGTTATGCCACCCCCTGGCAATAGTAGCTCGTGGGGCTTCAATTGGCGGTGGGACGGTTATCATGGCGGGTTCGATAATTAACCCGGGAGTAACCGTTAATGAAAATGTTATTATCAATACAGGAGCTATTGTGGAGCATGACTGTAAGATTGGGCATTCGGCCCAGATAGGACCCGGGGCAATCTTATGCGGTAATGTGATAGTAGGAGAAGAAGCCTTCATAGGGGCCGGGGCATGTATTATCCAGGGCGTTAATGTCGGGGCGGGAGCTTTTATTGGTGCCGGTGCAGTAGTGACTAAAGACGTGCCGCCGGGAGCAACAGTTGTGGGTAATCCTGCCCGGATTATAAGAGGTGCAAATTAA
- a CDS encoding flagellin: MRINQNISALNAYRNLTVTNNALTKSMEKLSSGLRINRAADDAAGLAISEKMRGQIRGLNQAIRNAQDGISLIQTAEGALNETHSILQRMRELAVQAANDTNTTTDRWEIQKEINQLSEELTRIANTTEFNTKNLLGGSFNGTFQIGANQGQSITLEINGMTSSDLKTNNEKAVGAYVEISPAKGSNLTIASGAQDGMYTIEVSSGASNKILLTLKNEAGSSIATASGASNASYIRVSGGNIGLTIKVSGGFRAEGFTSGTAAKIYVVGKDKGISVITATDANNAITTINNAIEMVSAERAKLGAYQNRLEHTIANLGTAAENLTAAESRIRDLDMAQEMMAFTRNQILSQAGTAMLAQANAQPQTVLQLLR, from the coding sequence ATGCGTATCAACCAGAATATTTCGGCCCTCAATGCCTACCGGAACCTAACGGTTACCAATAACGCCCTGACCAAGTCCATGGAGAAACTTTCTTCGGGCTTACGGATTAACCGGGCTGCCGACGATGCCGCCGGATTGGCCATCAGCGAGAAAATGCGCGGCCAGATCAGAGGTCTCAATCAAGCAATTCGCAATGCCCAGGACGGCATCTCACTAATTCAGACAGCCGAAGGGGCACTAAATGAAACCCACAGTATTTTACAGCGTATGCGGGAACTGGCAGTGCAGGCGGCCAATGATACCAATACTACTACGGACCGCTGGGAGATCCAGAAGGAAATAAACCAGCTATCAGAAGAATTGACACGTATTGCCAATACGACTGAATTCAATACCAAGAACCTGTTGGGCGGTAGTTTTAATGGTACATTCCAGATTGGAGCCAATCAAGGGCAAAGTATTACCCTTGAAATCAACGGGATGACGTCTAGTGACCTTAAGACAAATAATGAGAAGGCCGTAGGTGCCTACGTTGAAATTTCTCCAGCAAAAGGTTCGAACTTAACTATTGCTTCTGGTGCACAAGATGGGATGTATACCATTGAAGTTAGCTCTGGGGCAAGTAATAAAATATTATTAACGTTAAAGAATGAAGCGGGCAGTTCTATAGCTACTGCGAGCGGTGCTAGCAATGCGAGTTACATTAGGGTTTCTGGTGGAAACATTGGCCTTACTATAAAGGTATCAGGCGGTTTCAGAGCAGAAGGATTTACCTCAGGAACTGCTGCCAAGATCTATGTGGTTGGCAAGGACAAGGGTATCAGTGTCATTACGGCAACAGACGCCAATAACGCTATTACAACCATAAATAACGCTATCGAAATGGTATCAGCCGAGCGTGCCAAACTGGGTGCCTATCAAAACCGCCTGGAGCATACAATTGCCAACCTGGGCACGGCGGCGGAAAACCTGACGGCGGCCGAGTCGCGTATCCGCGACCTGGATATGGCCCAGGAAATGATGGCCTTTACCAGGAATCAGATCTTGAGCCAGGCCGGTACGGCTATGCTGGCCCAGGCCAACGCCCAGCCGCAGACCGTGCTGCAACTGCTGCGGTAA
- the neuB gene encoding N-acetylneuraminate synthase — MFNRVFIIAEAGVNHNGDLQLAKKLVDAAVQSGADAVKFQTFKAEDVVTPGAERAQYQKDNMPEKDESQLEMIKRLELSYAQFRELYAYCRHKGIIFLSSPFDQESIDFLAALGVPYFKIPSGEITNYPFLRRIAGKKRPVILSTGMATLGEVEGALRVLREAGATDITLLHCTTNYPALPEEVNLRAMLTMRQAFALPVGYSDHTIGIAIPIAAVALGAEVIEKHLTLDRTFPGPDHRASLEPGEFKEMVAAIRQVEKSLGDGIKRPAPGELAVMPAARRSLVAARDIAAGEIITESCLTAKRPGTGIPPNFWDVVVGRQARRDIAAGSILSWDMI; from the coding sequence ATGTTCAATAGGGTTTTCATCATTGCCGAAGCGGGCGTCAACCATAATGGCGATTTGCAGTTGGCTAAGAAATTAGTAGATGCGGCAGTACAATCAGGGGCAGATGCCGTAAAGTTTCAGACTTTCAAAGCTGAAGACGTAGTTACACCCGGCGCCGAGCGGGCCCAATATCAAAAAGATAACATGCCTGAAAAAGACGAAAGCCAGCTGGAGATGATTAAACGGCTGGAATTGAGCTACGCCCAATTTCGGGAGCTTTATGCTTATTGCCGGCATAAGGGAATTATATTTCTTTCTTCTCCCTTCGACCAGGAAAGCATTGATTTTCTGGCCGCACTGGGAGTGCCTTATTTTAAAATCCCTTCGGGTGAAATAACCAACTATCCCTTCTTGCGTCGCATCGCCGGGAAAAAGCGGCCGGTTATCCTTTCTACCGGCATGGCGACCCTGGGTGAAGTAGAGGGAGCATTGAGGGTTTTACGGGAAGCCGGGGCAACAGATATTACCCTCTTGCATTGCACCACCAATTACCCGGCCCTGCCGGAGGAGGTAAATTTAAGGGCCATGCTTACCATGAGGCAGGCCTTTGCTTTGCCGGTGGGTTATTCAGATCACACCATAGGAATTGCCATACCCATAGCGGCAGTGGCCTTGGGGGCAGAAGTGATTGAGAAGCATTTAACCTTAGATCGTACCTTCCCCGGCCCGGACCACCGCGCCTCCCTGGAACCGGGAGAATTTAAAGAAATGGTCGCGGCCATCCGCCAGGTAGAAAAAAGCCTGGGGGACGGCATCAAACGGCCCGCGCCGGGCGAACTGGCCGTCATGCCGGCGGCCAGGCGCAGCCTGGTGGCAGCAAGGGACATAGCCGCCGGGGAAATAATCACGGAATCCTGCCTGACCGCCAAAAGGCCGGGGACAGGCATCCCGCCGAATTTCTGGGACGTAGTGGTGGGCCGGCAGGCCCGCCGGGATATTGCCGCCGGGAGTATTTTAAGCTGGGATATGATTTAA
- a CDS encoding IS1380 family transposase, whose product MKFIIEQSDEHLTPVAGLALVGEIIDHTALKLRLNKTRIPGVSSPDISHGDVITSYVGLLCQGRSDFDHIELFRDDPFFAAALGIQDVPSSPTLRQRLDMIAHSVPYQEIILEETARFLKKLKAPVTPVTLGSRELKRQYVPLDIDVTPFDNSNSKKEGVSRTYKGYDGYAPIFAYLGREGYCVHTELRAGKQHCQKGTPEFLRQALTFARAITSLPLLVRMDGGNDSQDNLQVCLDPEIKADFIIKRNLRKETPEAWLAIAKENGTATLEREGKTVYRGHQMVKIEGADTPVRLVYKVTERTILRNGQLLLVPEIEVETYWTTLPDPVEDIITLYHDHGTSEQFHSEIKNDLDLERLPSGKFATNDLVLHLGVFAYNILRLLGQFSLPLKEVPLRNKKAQRRRLRTVIQNLITIASRLVHHARQVKLRFGQHSPWYPAFRYLYKALA is encoded by the coding sequence ATGAAATTCATCATTGAACAGTCTGATGAACACCTTACCCCCGTTGCCGGACTGGCTCTGGTGGGGGAAATCATTGATCATACTGCTCTGAAACTCAGGCTAAATAAGACCCGGATACCTGGTGTTTCTTCTCCGGATATTTCTCACGGGGATGTTATCACCTCTTACGTGGGCCTGCTTTGCCAGGGTCGCAGTGATTTTGACCATATTGAGCTTTTTCGGGATGACCCCTTCTTCGCTGCGGCGCTGGGTATTCAGGATGTGCCTTCAAGCCCTACCCTGCGCCAGCGCCTGGATATGATAGCTCATAGTGTACCCTACCAGGAGATTATCCTCGAGGAAACGGCCAGGTTCCTTAAGAAACTTAAGGCACCGGTAACTCCTGTTACCCTGGGTTCCAGGGAACTAAAGCGCCAATATGTCCCTTTGGATATTGATGTTACTCCCTTTGATAATTCAAATTCCAAGAAAGAGGGTGTTTCCAGGACCTATAAGGGCTACGACGGTTATGCGCCTATCTTCGCCTACCTCGGTAGGGAAGGCTACTGCGTCCATACCGAACTGCGGGCCGGGAAACAGCATTGCCAAAAAGGGACGCCGGAGTTCCTGCGACAAGCTCTAACCTTTGCTCGCGCTATCACTTCGCTGCCACTTTTAGTACGGATGGATGGCGGTAATGACAGCCAGGATAATCTCCAGGTCTGTTTGGACCCGGAAATCAAAGCCGATTTTATCATTAAGCGTAACCTGCGCAAGGAAACGCCGGAGGCCTGGCTGGCCATTGCCAAGGAAAATGGTACCGCCACCCTAGAACGGGAGGGAAAAACCGTCTATCGGGGGCACCAGATGGTGAAAATCGAGGGTGCTGACACCCCTGTCCGTCTGGTGTATAAGGTCACCGAGCGGACGATATTACGAAACGGCCAGCTTCTCCTGGTCCCGGAAATTGAGGTCGAAACCTACTGGACCACTTTACCCGACCCGGTGGAGGATATCATTACCCTCTACCACGACCACGGCACCAGTGAGCAATTCCACAGTGAAATCAAAAACGATTTAGACCTGGAACGGCTGCCCAGCGGCAAGTTTGCCACCAATGACCTGGTGCTACACCTGGGTGTTTTCGCCTACAACATTCTAAGGCTTCTGGGGCAGTTTAGCCTCCCGCTAAAGGAGGTACCGCTGCGCAATAAGAAAGCTCAACGCCGGCGGCTGCGTACCGTTATACAAAACCTGATTACCATAGCGTCCCGGCTGGTTCACCACGCCCGGCAGGTCAAATTACGATTTGGGCAGCACAGCCCGTGGTATCCAGCTTTCCGGTACCTATATAAAGCGTTGGCTTAA
- a CDS encoding nucleotidyltransferase family protein has product MGWHDDKLKDIWALPGESLKLALPRMDRAGLQVLLVGDTERHLLGIITDGDIRRALLRGESLDIPVEQVMQARPRVLLAGVPLDAARRLMLSHNIRHIPLVNNEHQVVDLLLWIDLFGGKVEARPEPVVIMAGGKGTRLDPFTKILPKPMIPLGDKPIVEVLMDRFYDQGFSQFILSVGYKAEVVKLYFNDSNGRPYKVNFVQEEEPLGTAGALGLLRQQLQGTFLVTNCDVIIEMNYGELLRYHQEKGNALTIVGALRDFTIPYGVLRTEAGEFHQIEEKPSFHFLVNTGLYVLEPEILEGLDNSSFIHMTDLIMATKDKGLRVGVYPHHGRWFDIGQWDEYRQTLRAFDGLI; this is encoded by the coding sequence ATGGGCTGGCATGATGATAAACTGAAGGATATCTGGGCCCTGCCCGGGGAGAGCCTGAAGCTAGCCCTGCCGCGGATGGACAGGGCCGGCCTGCAGGTACTTTTAGTAGGAGATACAGAAAGGCATCTCCTCGGCATCATCACTGACGGCGACATTCGCCGGGCGCTGCTGCGGGGCGAAAGCCTGGACATCCCCGTAGAGCAGGTCATGCAGGCGCGGCCCAGGGTTCTGCTGGCCGGTGTGCCTTTAGATGCGGCGCGAAGGTTGATGTTGAGCCATAATATTCGTCATATTCCCCTGGTAAATAACGAACACCAGGTAGTGGATCTGCTCCTATGGATAGATTTATTCGGGGGTAAGGTGGAGGCGAGGCCGGAACCGGTGGTCATTATGGCCGGCGGCAAGGGTACCCGGCTGGACCCCTTTACCAAGATTTTACCCAAACCGATGATCCCCCTTGGCGATAAGCCGATAGTAGAAGTTTTAATGGATAGATTTTATGACCAGGGATTTTCGCAGTTTATTCTTTCAGTGGGCTATAAAGCTGAAGTAGTAAAGTTATATTTTAACGATAGCAACGGCCGGCCGTACAAAGTAAATTTTGTCCAGGAAGAAGAACCCCTGGGGACCGCCGGCGCCCTGGGGCTCCTGCGGCAGCAGCTTCAGGGAACCTTTCTGGTGACCAACTGCGACGTTATTATTGAGATGAATTACGGGGAATTGCTGCGTTACCATCAAGAGAAAGGGAATGCCTTGACTATAGTGGGAGCCCTGCGGGATTTTACCATTCCATACGGCGTTTTGCGTACCGAGGCCGGGGAATTTCACCAGATAGAAGAGAAGCCCAGTTTTCATTTTCTGGTCAACACCGGCCTGTATGTGCTGGAACCCGAGATTTTAGAGGGCCTTGATAATAGTTCTTTCATACATATGACGGATTTAATTATGGCCACCAAAGATAAAGGCCTGCGGGTGGGGGTATACCCCCACCATGGTCGCTGGTTCGATATCGGCCAGTGGGACGAGTACCGCCAGACCCTGCGGGCCTTTGACGGGCTGATATAA
- the neuC gene encoding UDP-N-acetylglucosamine 2-epimerase, with translation MVFTATRAEYGLLKPVIRRLAASPHCEPILVAGGDHLSEIKGHTIEEIINDGFEVKDTIINTCLGDTPVDIAKAIALATSKFAEIVARQKPDLLLLLGDRYELFAPATCALLYRIPIAHIGGGETTFGVLDEQVRHALTKMAHLHFVSTWEYGWRIRQMGEEAWRIFIVGAPGVENIRRTDFMSPEEIYDKFDINPALPTLLITYHPETLTNTQEPVKQIKELIAALKEFPEYQQVITYPGTEVGYLSVIEAWKEYAAGKSNVKLYPSLGSRGYLGMMRLAAAVVGNSSSGIIEAPSFHVPTVNIGDRQKGRIKAASVIDVAGDKESIVASLNKALKDQEFRRGLSNITNPYDPYGDGDVSGRIVKVLRTIPLDRKLLEKHLEFPLPEEERNYHVQ, from the coding sequence ATGGTCTTTACCGCGACGAGGGCGGAGTACGGTCTGCTGAAACCCGTTATCCGCCGGCTCGCTGCAAGCCCCCACTGCGAGCCCATACTTGTTGCCGGCGGGGATCATTTGAGTGAAATAAAAGGCCACACTATCGAAGAAATAATAAATGATGGTTTTGAAGTGAAGGACACCATCATTAATACCTGTCTGGGAGACACCCCTGTCGATATTGCCAAAGCAATTGCCCTGGCGACAAGTAAATTTGCTGAAATTGTCGCAAGACAAAAACCAGATTTATTATTACTCCTAGGTGATCGCTACGAATTATTTGCCCCTGCGACATGCGCCCTTCTTTATCGTATCCCCATTGCTCATATCGGAGGGGGAGAAACGACTTTCGGAGTGCTGGATGAACAGGTCCGCCATGCTTTAACGAAAATGGCCCATCTCCATTTTGTTTCAACCTGGGAATATGGCTGGCGCATCAGGCAAATGGGTGAAGAAGCATGGCGTATTTTTATCGTAGGTGCTCCTGGAGTTGAAAATATAAGGCGAACAGACTTCATGTCACCTGAGGAAATATATGACAAATTTGATATAAACCCTGCTTTACCCACATTACTAATTACTTATCACCCTGAAACTTTAACAAATACTCAAGAACCAGTTAAACAAATTAAGGAACTTATAGCAGCATTAAAGGAATTTCCCGAATACCAGCAGGTAATCACTTATCCGGGGACAGAAGTGGGATATTTAAGCGTTATCGAAGCCTGGAAAGAATATGCGGCCGGTAAATCTAACGTAAAATTATATCCCAGTTTAGGGTCCCGTGGTTATCTGGGTATGATGCGCCTGGCTGCCGCGGTAGTGGGGAATTCTTCTAGCGGCATAATTGAAGCGCCTAGTTTTCATGTCCCTACTGTTAATATCGGTGATAGGCAGAAAGGGAGGATTAAGGCTGCGAGTGTTATTGATGTAGCCGGAGATAAAGAATCAATAGTAGCCAGCCTCAATAAAGCATTAAAAGATCAGGAGTTTCGCCGCGGCTTATCAAATATAACCAATCCCTATGACCCATACGGTGATGGGGATGTGAGCGGGCGTATTGTTAAAGTATTACGAACCATTCCACTGGATCGTAAGCTATTAGAAAAACATCTTGAGTTTCCTCTTCCTGAAGAAGAGAGGAATTATCATGTTCAATAG